A window from Ramlibacter pinisoli encodes these proteins:
- a CDS encoding MoaD/ThiS family protein — translation MKVRLRYFASVRESVGRGAEERDTAASTLSGLRRELVALGAPYAEALATGRAVRMALDQVMADEGTALREGCEVAFFPPVTGG, via the coding sequence ATGAAGGTGCGCCTGCGCTATTTCGCGTCGGTGCGCGAGTCCGTCGGCCGTGGCGCCGAGGAGCGCGACACAGCCGCCAGCACCCTCAGCGGCCTGCGCCGCGAACTGGTCGCCCTGGGCGCGCCCTACGCCGAGGCACTGGCCACCGGCCGGGCGGTCCGCATGGCGCTCGACCAGGTCATGGCCGACGAGGGCACCGCCCTGCGCGAGGGCTGCGAGGTCGCGTTCTTTCCGCCGGTGACCGGAGGCTGA
- the mobB gene encoding molybdopterin-guanine dinucleotide biosynthesis protein B gives MKVVGFAGYSGSGKTTLIERVIPALKARGQRVSVVKHAHHSFDIDHPGKDTFRHREAGAFEVVVASSKRLALIREFEQPAQLSVHHLIAELYDGVDWVLVEGFKQSNLLKIEVWRAQEGAQVRYPDDDFIVAIATDQASLPQETMRPVLDVNDADAVAGWLTDNADRFVYHPEFYT, from the coding sequence ATGAAGGTCGTCGGATTCGCCGGCTACTCCGGCTCGGGCAAGACGACGCTGATCGAGCGCGTCATCCCCGCCCTGAAGGCGCGCGGCCAGCGCGTCTCGGTGGTCAAGCACGCCCACCACAGCTTCGACATCGACCACCCGGGCAAGGACACGTTCCGCCACCGGGAGGCGGGCGCGTTCGAGGTCGTCGTCGCCTCCAGCAAGCGGCTGGCCCTGATCCGCGAGTTCGAGCAACCGGCGCAACTCTCGGTGCACCACCTCATCGCCGAGCTGTACGACGGCGTGGACTGGGTGCTGGTCGAGGGCTTCAAGCAGAGCAACCTGCTCAAGATCGAGGTCTGGCGGGCCCAGGAAGGAGCGCAGGTGCGCTACCCCGACGATGACTTCATCGTCGCCATCGCCACCGACCAGGCGTCCCTCCCGCAGGAGACCATGCGACCCGTGCTGGACGTCAACGATGCCGATGCGGTGGCCGGATGGCTGACCGACAATGCGGATCGGTTCGTCTACCACCCGGAGTTCTACACGTGA
- a CDS encoding homoserine dehydrogenase: MKPIQVGLLGIGTVGSGVFNVLQRNREEIQRRAGRAIEIAMVADLDVDRARSVAGDAVRVVKDAREVIADPEIDIVVELIGGYGIARQLVMEAIAAGKHVVTANKALLAVHGTEIFAAAHQRGVMVAFEAAVAGGIPIIKALREGLTANRIQWIAGIINGTTNFILSEMRDKGLDFDAVLKEAQRLGYAEADPTFDIEGVDAAHKATIMSAIAFGIPVQFDKAYVEGITQLGAQDIRYAEQLGYRIKLLGITKRVPAGIELRVHPSLVPARRLIANVEGAMNAVVVQADAVGTTLYYGKGAGSEPTASAVIADLVDITRLHTADAAHRVPHLAFQPDQMSDQPVLPMAEVVTSYYLRLRVADEAGVLAKVTGLLASAGISIDAILQREAGEGERHTDLIILTHDTREGTMNEAIAQMQALPTVIAPIVRIRKEELA; encoded by the coding sequence ATGAAACCCATCCAGGTCGGCCTGCTGGGCATCGGCACCGTCGGCAGCGGCGTGTTCAACGTCCTGCAGCGCAATCGCGAGGAAATCCAGCGCCGCGCCGGCCGCGCCATCGAGATCGCCATGGTGGCCGACCTCGACGTCGACCGCGCCCGTTCCGTGGCCGGCGACGCCGTGCGCGTCGTGAAGGACGCGCGCGAGGTCATCGCCGATCCCGAGATCGACATCGTGGTCGAGCTGATCGGCGGCTACGGCATCGCCCGCCAGCTGGTGATGGAGGCCATCGCGGCCGGCAAGCACGTGGTCACCGCCAACAAGGCGCTGCTGGCCGTGCACGGCACCGAGATCTTCGCCGCCGCCCACCAGCGCGGCGTGATGGTGGCGTTCGAGGCGGCGGTCGCCGGTGGCATCCCCATCATCAAGGCGCTGCGCGAGGGGCTGACCGCCAACCGCATCCAGTGGATCGCCGGCATCATCAACGGCACCACCAACTTCATCCTGTCGGAGATGCGGGACAAGGGTCTCGACTTCGACGCCGTGCTGAAGGAGGCGCAGCGCCTGGGCTACGCCGAGGCCGACCCCACCTTCGACATCGAGGGTGTCGACGCCGCGCACAAGGCGACCATCATGAGCGCCATCGCGTTCGGCATCCCGGTGCAGTTCGACAAGGCCTATGTCGAAGGCATCACGCAACTGGGCGCGCAGGACATCCGCTATGCCGAGCAGCTGGGCTACCGCATCAAGCTGCTGGGCATCACCAAGCGCGTGCCCGCCGGCATCGAGCTGCGCGTGCATCCCAGCCTGGTGCCGGCCAGGCGCCTCATCGCCAACGTCGAGGGCGCGATGAATGCGGTGGTGGTGCAGGCCGACGCCGTGGGCACGACCCTGTACTACGGCAAGGGCGCGGGCAGTGAGCCCACGGCCAGCGCCGTCATCGCCGACCTGGTGGACATCACGCGCCTGCACACGGCCGATGCGGCGCACCGCGTCCCGCACCTGGCGTTCCAGCCCGACCAGATGAGCGACCAGCCGGTGCTGCCCATGGCGGAGGTGGTCACCAGCTACTACCTGCGCCTGCGGGTGGCCGACGAGGCCGGCGTGCTGGCGAAGGTCACCGGCCTGCTGGCCTCGGCCGGCATCTCCATCGACGCCATCCTGCAGCGCGAGGCGGGCGAGGGCGAGCGGCACACCGACCTCATCATCCTGACCCACGACACGCGCGAGGGCACGATGAACGAAGCCATCGCGCAGATGCAGGCCCTGCCCACCGTCATCGCGCCCATCGTGCGCATCCGCAAGGAAGAACTCGCCTAG
- a CDS encoding Mth938-like domain-containing protein, producing the protein MKLQPDQFDVQAITGYGPGWVGINTDRITHSVVVGSRGERIDWGAAAFDDLGPDHFARLAELQPEVVIFGSGSRIRFPRPAWLAPLVARGIGLETMDTAAACRTYNILAQEGRHVAAALLLEADG; encoded by the coding sequence ATGAAGCTGCAGCCCGACCAGTTCGACGTGCAGGCCATCACCGGCTATGGCCCCGGCTGGGTCGGCATCAACACCGACCGCATCACCCACAGCGTGGTCGTCGGCTCGCGCGGCGAGCGGATCGATTGGGGCGCGGCAGCCTTCGACGACCTCGGCCCCGATCACTTCGCCCGCCTGGCCGAGCTGCAGCCGGAAGTGGTCATCTTCGGCAGCGGTTCGCGCATCCGCTTTCCGCGGCCGGCCTGGCTGGCACCGCTGGTGGCGCGCGGGATCGGCCTCGAGACCATGGACACGGCTGCGGCCTGCCGCACCTACAACATCCTGGCGCAGGAGGGCCGGCACGTCGCCGCGGCCCTCCTACTGGAGGCTGACGGCTGA
- a CDS encoding DUF3443 domain-containing protein, with the protein MKAWYAAACLVLALCGCGGGSGGSTTSPSASASGQVIPGAGAAGANVVQVTVDRGTDGSALNAPFVTVTVCQPGTSSCIDIDHVLVDTGSSGLRIAASALASGPALPGVTTAGRAVGECAHFASGFAWGSVRQADVRLGGSTASGISIHVVDDPVAPFTAVPADCSATGRSIGAGRGSRGILGVGLFDRDCGTACEVSTAPAVYFACDESGCTSIRVAVASQVRNPVAAMPTDNNGVVLSLPAVPAGGAAGATGVMLLGVGTQANNQLGNATVYATDSQGFFTTTYKGVTYPASFLDSGSNGLFFSDPSLPQCGDFYCPGATLALSATNMSATGVSGTVTFTLDSIDLLAPNAGVANIGGDPGLARTFDWGLPFFLGRTVFVARAGAATPAGPGPYWAY; encoded by the coding sequence ATGAAAGCTTGGTATGCGGCCGCATGCCTTGTGCTGGCGTTGTGCGGCTGCGGCGGTGGCTCGGGCGGGAGCACCACGTCGCCATCGGCATCGGCCTCCGGCCAGGTGATTCCCGGTGCCGGCGCCGCCGGTGCCAACGTGGTGCAAGTCACCGTCGACCGCGGCACGGACGGCTCCGCGCTCAACGCGCCGTTCGTCACGGTCACCGTGTGCCAGCCCGGCACCTCGTCCTGCATCGACATCGACCACGTGCTGGTCGACACGGGTTCGAGCGGGTTGCGCATCGCGGCCTCGGCGCTCGCCTCGGGCCCGGCGTTGCCAGGGGTGACCACGGCCGGCCGGGCCGTCGGCGAATGCGCGCACTTCGCGAGCGGGTTCGCCTGGGGATCGGTCCGCCAGGCCGACGTCCGCCTGGGCGGCTCCACCGCGTCCGGGATCTCGATCCACGTGGTGGACGATCCCGTCGCGCCCTTCACGGCAGTTCCTGCGGACTGCTCGGCGACCGGCCGCAGCATCGGCGCCGGGCGCGGGTCGCGCGGCATCCTGGGCGTCGGCCTGTTCGATCGCGACTGCGGCACCGCGTGCGAGGTGAGCACCGCGCCGGCGGTGTACTTCGCCTGCGACGAGAGCGGTTGCACGTCGATCCGCGTGGCCGTCGCCAGCCAGGTGCGCAACCCGGTGGCGGCGATGCCGACCGACAACAACGGCGTGGTGCTCTCGCTACCGGCCGTCCCGGCCGGCGGCGCAGCGGGCGCGACCGGCGTGATGCTGCTGGGCGTCGGCACGCAGGCCAACAACCAGCTGGGCAATGCCACCGTCTACGCCACCGACTCGCAGGGTTTCTTCACCACCACCTACAAGGGCGTCACCTACCCGGCCAGCTTCCTGGACAGCGGCTCGAACGGGCTGTTCTTCAGCGATCCTTCGCTGCCGCAATGCGGCGATTTCTACTGTCCGGGCGCGACACTGGCCCTGTCGGCCACCAACATGTCGGCCACCGGCGTGTCCGGGACGGTGACCTTCACGCTGGACAGCATCGACCTCCTGGCGCCCAACGCGGGCGTCGCGAACATCGGCGGCGACCCCGGGCTGGCGCGGACGTTCGACTGGGGCCTGCCGTTCTTCCTGGGACGGACCGTGTTCGTGGCGCGCGCCGGAGCGGCGACCCCGGCCGGCCCCGGCCCCTACTGGGCGTATTGA
- a CDS encoding molybdenum cofactor biosynthesis protein MoaE yields MALPRVSIQSADFDAGQEMARLREADHRVGAVCSFVGTVRAAGKPGESEVLDMELEHYPGMTEKAIEAMVDEAHRRFDIFAARVVHRVGLLRPGEQIVLVAVTSAHRGQSFQACEFLMDYLKTQAPFWKKERTAQGERWVDARVSDDAALARWGIAAGNAG; encoded by the coding sequence ATGGCCCTGCCGCGCGTGAGCATTCAGTCCGCCGATTTCGACGCCGGGCAGGAGATGGCCCGCTTGCGCGAGGCCGATCACCGGGTCGGCGCGGTGTGCAGCTTCGTGGGCACCGTGCGCGCTGCCGGCAAGCCGGGCGAGTCCGAGGTGCTGGACATGGAGCTCGAGCACTATCCCGGCATGACCGAGAAGGCCATCGAGGCCATGGTCGACGAGGCGCACCGACGCTTCGACATCTTCGCGGCCCGGGTGGTGCACCGTGTCGGCCTGTTGCGGCCGGGCGAGCAGATCGTCCTGGTGGCCGTGACCTCGGCCCATCGCGGGCAGAGTTTCCAGGCCTGCGAGTTCCTGATGGACTACCTCAAGACCCAGGCCCCGTTCTGGAAGAAGGAGCGCACGGCCCAGGGCGAGCGTTGGGTCGATGCCCGCGTCAGCGACGATGCGGCGCTGGCCCGCTGGGGCATTGCGGCCGGCAACGCCGGCTGA
- the glp gene encoding gephyrin-like molybdotransferase Glp has translation MNSRPPLRSLDDALADLLGRVQPLAGTEAVATFDADGRVLAEDLVAALQVPPQDNSSMDGYAVRRAEIADEGVSLPVSQRIPAGQAAQPLQPGTVARIFTGAPVPAGADAIVMQEDTEAAGGDTVRILRVPEAGQWIRRSGEDVLRGSVVLQRGHRLDPAACGLAAGIGRDRLQVARRPRVALFSTGDELVMPGSVPPEQMRPGAIYNSNRFFLRQLLARCGCEVTDLGIVPDRRDATIAALRDAAGGHDLILTSGGVSVGEEDHVKPAVQELGSLDLWQIAMKPGKPFSHGRVADAHFIGLPGNPVSSFVTFLLLVRPFLLRLQGATVLQPQPMQVPVHFDWQRPDKRREFLRVRRNAAGGLELFPNQSSGVLTSTVWADGLADVPAGRTLAHGDPVRFLSLAELLA, from the coding sequence GTGAACTCGCGCCCGCCGCTGCGATCGCTCGACGATGCCCTGGCCGACCTGCTGGGCCGGGTGCAGCCGCTTGCGGGCACGGAAGCCGTCGCCACCTTCGACGCCGACGGGCGTGTCCTGGCCGAGGACCTCGTGGCTGCGCTGCAGGTGCCGCCGCAGGACAACAGCTCGATGGACGGCTATGCGGTGCGGCGCGCCGAGATCGCCGACGAAGGCGTGTCGCTGCCGGTCAGCCAGCGCATCCCCGCGGGGCAGGCTGCCCAGCCCCTGCAGCCGGGGACGGTAGCGCGCATCTTCACCGGCGCCCCCGTGCCCGCCGGCGCCGACGCCATCGTCATGCAGGAAGACACCGAGGCGGCTGGTGGAGACACGGTGCGCATCCTGCGTGTCCCGGAAGCCGGCCAGTGGATCCGCCGCAGCGGCGAAGACGTCCTGCGCGGCTCGGTGGTGCTGCAGCGCGGCCACCGGCTCGATCCTGCGGCCTGCGGCCTTGCGGCCGGGATCGGCCGTGACCGCCTGCAGGTCGCGCGGCGGCCGCGGGTTGCGCTGTTCTCCACCGGCGACGAACTGGTGATGCCGGGCAGCGTCCCGCCGGAGCAGATGCGGCCCGGCGCCATCTACAACTCGAACCGCTTCTTCCTGCGCCAGCTGCTGGCGCGCTGCGGCTGCGAAGTGACCGACCTGGGCATCGTGCCCGACCGCCGCGACGCCACCATCGCCGCCCTGCGCGACGCGGCCGGCGGCCACGACCTGATCCTCACCAGCGGAGGCGTGTCGGTCGGCGAGGAGGACCACGTCAAGCCTGCGGTGCAGGAGCTGGGGTCGCTCGACCTCTGGCAGATCGCGATGAAGCCTGGCAAGCCGTTCTCGCACGGCCGGGTGGCCGACGCGCACTTCATCGGCCTGCCCGGCAATCCGGTCTCCAGCTTCGTCACCTTCCTGCTGCTGGTGCGACCGTTCCTGCTGCGCCTGCAGGGGGCGACCGTGCTGCAGCCGCAGCCGATGCAGGTCCCCGTGCACTTCGACTGGCAGCGTCCCGACAAGCGGCGCGAGTTCCTGCGCGTGCGACGCAATGCGGCCGGCGGGCTGGAACTGTTCCCGAACCAAAGCTCCGGCGTGCTCACGTCCACCGTCTGGGCCGACGGGCTGGCCGACGTGCCGGCCGGCCGGACCCTCGCGCACGGCGACCCGGTGCGGTTCCTGTCCCTCGCGGAGCTGCTGGCATGA
- a CDS encoding pyridoxal phosphate-dependent aminotransferase, with the protein MKNVQKSAKLANVLYDIRGPIMDAARQMEEEGHKIIKLNIGNLAVFGFDAPEEIQQDMIRNLGNSAGYSDSKGIFAARKAVMHYTQQQGIHGVTLDDIYLGNGASELIAMATNALLDDGDELLLPSPDYPLWTAATSLSGGTPVHYRCDEANGWMPDLEDIRRRITPRTKGIVVINPNNPTGALYSDELLRAIVAVAREHGLVILADEVYDKVLYDDVKHTAIGSLSEDVLTLTFNSLSKSYRSCGYRAGWLVVSGDKRAASDYIEGLTMLSNMRLCANVPGQYAIQTALGGYQSINDLVCAGGRLRRQRDLAYELITAIPGVTCVKPRAALYMFARLDPKIYPIADDRQFFLELLQETRVMLVQGSGFNYPDNQHFRIVFLPHEDDLREAVGRIARFLDNYRKRHSS; encoded by the coding sequence TTGAAAAACGTCCAGAAATCCGCCAAGCTCGCCAACGTCCTCTATGACATCCGCGGGCCCATCATGGACGCAGCCCGGCAGATGGAAGAGGAAGGGCACAAGATCATCAAGCTGAACATCGGCAACCTCGCCGTGTTCGGGTTCGATGCCCCCGAGGAAATCCAGCAGGACATGATCCGCAACCTGGGCAATTCCGCCGGGTACTCGGACAGCAAGGGCATCTTCGCCGCCCGCAAGGCGGTGATGCACTACACCCAGCAGCAGGGCATCCACGGCGTCACGCTGGACGACATCTACCTCGGCAACGGGGCCAGCGAACTCATCGCGATGGCCACCAATGCGCTGCTGGACGACGGCGACGAACTGCTGCTGCCCTCGCCCGACTACCCCTTGTGGACCGCCGCCACCAGTCTTTCCGGGGGCACGCCGGTGCACTACCGGTGCGACGAGGCGAACGGCTGGATGCCCGACCTGGAGGACATCCGCCGCCGCATCACGCCGCGCACCAAGGGCATCGTCGTCATCAACCCCAACAACCCGACCGGGGCGCTCTATTCCGACGAACTGCTGCGCGCCATCGTCGCGGTGGCGCGCGAGCACGGCCTGGTGATCCTGGCCGACGAGGTCTACGACAAGGTGCTCTACGACGACGTGAAGCACACGGCCATCGGCAGCCTGTCCGAGGACGTCCTCACGCTCACCTTCAACTCGCTGTCCAAGAGCTACCGCTCGTGCGGCTACCGCGCCGGCTGGCTGGTGGTGTCGGGCGACAAGCGCGCCGCCAGCGACTACATCGAGGGCCTGACCATGCTCTCGAACATGCGCCTGTGCGCCAACGTGCCCGGCCAGTACGCCATCCAGACCGCCCTGGGCGGCTACCAGAGCATCAACGACCTGGTGTGCGCCGGAGGCCGGCTGCGCCGCCAGCGCGACCTGGCCTACGAACTGATCACCGCCATCCCGGGGGTCACCTGCGTCAAGCCCAGGGCCGCCCTGTACATGTTCGCGCGGCTCGACCCCAAGATCTATCCCATCGCCGACGACCGCCAGTTCTTCCTCGAACTGCTGCAGGAAACCCGCGTGATGCTGGTGCAGGGCTCGGGCTTCAACTATCCCGACAACCAGCATTTCCGCATCGTGTTCCTGCCGCACGAGGACGACCTGCGGGAGGCCGTCGGCCGCATCGCACGATTCCTAGACAACTACCGCAAGCGTCATAGTTCATGA
- a CDS encoding PhoH family protein, whose amino-acid sequence MPLPPAPTKRAALLPVEAYDAPARSSHKAARKSEAPGADNPLAERPQLEDFDPRVGGEAAHPAAFLDEAPAVVERPVQRSAARKSPPVAEPAPRIKKTRANGPTKLFVLDTNVLMHDPMSLFRFEEHDIYLPMIVLEELDGHKKGTTEVARNARQASRSLDALAGAQGADIGAGLKLNTTGHPEAGGCLLFQTQSLANHLPPSLPQGKADNQILGVVQALREQHAPRDVVLVSKDINMRVKARALGLATDDYRNDKTLDDLELMYSGALALPADFWAKHGKTVESWQSGQLTYYRVTGPIVPSLMINQFVYFEAPGEPSLYARVTEIRGKTAVLRTLKDYGHLKNAVWGVTTRNREQNFAMNLLMDPEVDFVTLTGTAGTGKTLMALAAGLTQVLDDRRYTEIIMTRATVSVGEDIGFLPGTEEEKMGPWMGALDDNLEVLGKTDSGAGEWGRAATNELIRSKIKIKSMNFMRGRTFLNKYVIIDEAQNLTPKQMKTLITRAGPGTKIICMGNLAQIDTPYLTEGSSGLTFAVDKFKGWPHSGHITLARGERSRLADFASEVL is encoded by the coding sequence ATGCCGTTGCCCCCCGCCCCCACGAAGCGCGCCGCCCTGCTCCCGGTCGAGGCCTACGACGCCCCGGCCCGGTCCTCGCACAAGGCGGCACGAAAATCGGAGGCTCCCGGAGCGGACAACCCGCTGGCTGAGCGGCCGCAGCTCGAGGATTTCGACCCCCGCGTCGGTGGCGAGGCCGCGCATCCCGCGGCCTTCCTGGACGAGGCACCCGCCGTTGTCGAGCGTCCGGTGCAGCGCTCGGCCGCCCGCAAGAGCCCGCCGGTTGCCGAGCCGGCGCCGCGCATCAAGAAGACCCGCGCCAACGGGCCTACCAAGCTCTTCGTGCTGGACACGAACGTGCTCATGCACGACCCGATGAGCCTGTTCCGGTTCGAGGAACACGACATCTACCTGCCGATGATCGTGCTCGAGGAGCTCGACGGGCACAAGAAGGGCACCACCGAAGTCGCCCGCAATGCCCGCCAGGCCAGCCGGTCGCTGGATGCGCTGGCCGGCGCACAGGGTGCCGACATCGGCGCCGGCCTCAAGCTCAACACCACCGGTCACCCCGAAGCCGGTGGCTGCCTGCTCTTCCAGACCCAGTCGCTGGCCAACCACCTGCCGCCCAGCCTGCCCCAGGGCAAGGCCGACAACCAGATCCTGGGCGTGGTGCAGGCGCTGCGCGAGCAACACGCCCCGCGCGACGTCGTGCTGGTGTCCAAGGACATCAACATGCGCGTCAAGGCGCGCGCGCTCGGCCTGGCGACCGACGACTACCGCAACGACAAGACGCTGGACGACCTGGAGCTGATGTACTCCGGCGCGCTGGCGCTGCCCGCCGACTTCTGGGCCAAGCACGGCAAGACGGTCGAGAGCTGGCAGAGCGGGCAGTTGACGTACTACCGCGTCACCGGGCCCATCGTCCCCAGCCTGATGATCAATCAGTTCGTGTACTTCGAGGCTCCCGGCGAGCCGAGCCTGTACGCGCGGGTGACCGAGATCCGCGGCAAGACCGCGGTGCTGCGCACCCTGAAGGACTACGGCCACCTGAAGAACGCCGTGTGGGGCGTCACCACCCGCAATCGCGAGCAGAACTTCGCGATGAACCTGCTGATGGACCCGGAGGTGGACTTCGTCACCCTCACCGGAACGGCCGGAACGGGCAAGACGCTGATGGCCCTGGCTGCCGGCCTGACGCAGGTGCTGGACGACCGCCGCTACACGGAAATCATCATGACCCGGGCCACGGTCAGCGTGGGCGAGGACATCGGCTTCCTGCCCGGCACCGAGGAGGAGAAGATGGGCCCCTGGATGGGCGCGCTCGACGACAACCTCGAAGTGCTCGGCAAGACCGACAGCGGCGCCGGTGAGTGGGGCCGCGCCGCCACCAACGAGCTGATCCGCAGCAAGATCAAGATCAAGAGCATGAACTTCATGCGCGGGCGAACCTTCCTGAACAAGTACGTCATCATCGACGAGGCGCAGAACCTCACGCCCAAGCAGATGAAGACGCTGATCACGCGGGCCGGCCCGGGCACCAAGATCATCTGCATGGGCAACCTCGCGCAGATCGACACGCCCTACCTCACCGAGGGCTCCTCGGGCCTGACCTTCGCGGTCGACAAGTTCAAGGGCTGGCCGCACAGCGGGCACATCACCCTCGCGCGCGGCGAACGCTCGCGGCTCGCCGACTTCGCCAGCGAAGTGCTCTAG
- a CDS encoding peroxiredoxin yields MAIVVNKPLPEFEANATGGLKVSNTSHVGQILVLYFYPKDNTPGCTTEAMQFRDKYKDFVKAGATVFGVSRDNMKSHDDFKAKLELPFELIADTEEKLCHMFGVVKNKIMYGKKVKGIERSTFLVGADGVLKQEWRGLKVPGHVDEVLKAVKLLKKAA; encoded by the coding sequence ATGGCGATCGTTGTCAACAAGCCCCTTCCCGAATTCGAAGCGAACGCCACGGGCGGCCTCAAGGTCAGCAATACCTCCCACGTCGGCCAGATCCTGGTGTTGTACTTCTATCCGAAGGACAACACCCCGGGCTGCACCACCGAAGCGATGCAGTTCCGCGACAAGTACAAGGACTTCGTGAAGGCGGGCGCCACGGTGTTCGGGGTCTCGCGCGACAACATGAAGTCGCACGATGACTTCAAGGCCAAGCTCGAGCTGCCCTTCGAGCTGATCGCCGACACGGAAGAGAAGCTCTGCCACATGTTCGGGGTGGTCAAGAACAAGATCATGTATGGCAAGAAGGTCAAGGGCATCGAGCGCAGCACCTTCCTGGTCGGCGCCGACGGCGTGCTCAAGCAGGAGTGGCGCGGCCTGAAAGTGCCGGGCCACGTCGACGAGGTCCTCAAGGCCGTGAAGCTGCTGAAAAAGGCTGCCTGA
- the thrC gene encoding threonine synthase → MLYLSTRGHLDRKRFCEILLEGLAPDGGLYLPERYPQVDAATLARWRGLAYHELAFEILSLYIDDIPAADLRALCAKTYTGQVFGSAAIVPLKKLEDGLFLEALSNGPTLAFKDMAMQLLGNLFEYELGRRGESLNILGATSGDTGSAAEHAMRGKRGIRVFMTSPHGRMSPFQQAQMFSLQDANIHNLAIQGVFDDCQDIVKAVSNDLDFKRKYRIGTVNSINWARLVAQVVYYFAGYFQATTENGQRVSFAVPSGNFGNICAGHVARMMGLPIETLVLATNENDVLDEFFRTGVYRVRSGADTHETSSPSMDISKASNFERFVFDLLGRDAARTRQLFQDELGRSGRFDLSADPAFAQAATRFGFRSGKSTHADRLATIRETWQRLHVMVDTHTADGLKVARHLAQPGVPMVVLETALPVKFAATIVEALGRQPDRPARFEGIETLPKRVTVLPADVAQVKSYITAHCA, encoded by the coding sequence ATGCTGTACCTGTCGACGCGCGGTCACCTCGATCGCAAGCGCTTCTGCGAGATCCTGCTGGAGGGCCTGGCGCCCGACGGCGGGCTGTACCTGCCCGAGCGCTACCCGCAGGTGGATGCCGCCACGCTCGCGCGCTGGCGCGGCCTGGCCTACCACGAGCTGGCGTTCGAGATCCTGTCGCTCTACATCGACGACATCCCGGCCGCCGACCTGCGCGCCCTGTGCGCGAAGACGTATACCGGGCAGGTGTTCGGCAGCGCGGCGATCGTTCCCCTCAAGAAGCTCGAGGACGGCCTGTTCCTCGAGGCCCTGTCCAACGGTCCGACGCTGGCCTTCAAGGACATGGCCATGCAGCTGCTGGGCAACCTGTTCGAGTACGAGCTGGGCCGGCGCGGCGAGTCGCTCAACATCCTGGGCGCCACCTCGGGCGACACCGGCAGCGCCGCCGAGCACGCCATGCGCGGCAAGCGCGGCATCCGGGTGTTCATGACGTCGCCGCACGGGCGCATGAGCCCGTTCCAGCAGGCCCAGATGTTCAGCCTGCAGGACGCGAACATCCACAACCTCGCGATCCAGGGCGTCTTCGACGATTGCCAGGACATCGTCAAGGCCGTCAGCAACGACCTCGATTTCAAGCGCAAGTACCGCATCGGCACGGTCAACTCGATCAACTGGGCGCGCCTGGTGGCGCAGGTGGTGTACTACTTCGCCGGCTACTTCCAGGCGACGACCGAGAACGGGCAGAGAGTCAGCTTCGCTGTCCCCTCGGGCAATTTCGGCAACATCTGCGCCGGCCACGTCGCGCGCATGATGGGCCTGCCGATCGAGACGCTGGTGCTCGCCACCAACGAGAACGACGTGCTCGACGAGTTCTTCCGCACCGGCGTGTACCGGGTGCGGTCCGGCGCCGACACGCACGAGACCTCCAGTCCGTCGATGGACATCAGCAAGGCCAGCAACTTCGAACGCTTCGTGTTCGACCTGCTGGGGCGCGACGCAGCCCGCACGCGGCAGCTGTTCCAGGACGAGCTCGGCCGGTCGGGCCGCTTCGACCTCTCGGCCGATCCTGCTTTCGCCCAGGCCGCCACCCGGTTCGGGTTCCGCAGCGGCAAGAGCACCCACGCCGACCGGCTGGCGACCATCCGAGAGACCTGGCAGCGGCTGCACGTCATGGTCGACACCCACACGGCCGACGGCCTGAAGGTGGCCCGTCACCTGGCGCAGCCCGGCGTGCCGATGGTGGTGCTCGAGACGGCGTTGCCGGTGAAGTTCGCCGCCACCATCGTGGAGGCCCTGGGGCGCCAGCCCGACCGCCCGGCCCGCTTCGAGGGCATCGAGACGCTGCCCAAGCGTGTCACCGTCCTGCCGGCCGACGTGGCCCAGGTCAAGTCCTACATCACGGCGCACTGCGCCTGA